The Nitrospirota bacterium nucleotide sequence AGGGAAAGCGAAGAAAGTGGTACTCACCGCCTGCATGCGCAAGTTGCTGACGATTCTCAATGCGATGCTGAAACATCGGACGCCCTGGCAAGAAGTGGGGG carries:
- a CDS encoding IS110 family transposase, which encodes GKAKKVVLTACMRKLLTILNAMLKHRTPWQEVGAHHA